A genomic window from Salvia miltiorrhiza cultivar Shanhuang (shh) chromosome 5, IMPLAD_Smil_shh, whole genome shotgun sequence includes:
- the LOC131024683 gene encoding probable inactive receptor kinase At4g23740, whose amino-acid sequence MEKLGVLVFMAGVILVLKCNAAETLLESDKQALLDFANNLPHSRSLNWDANFPVCKNWTGISCDAEGRRVISVRLPGIGLHGPIPTNTLSRLSALQILSLRSNGINGTFPLDFGDLKNLTYLYLHYNSLSGPLPLDFSVWKNLTVLNLSHNAFNGSVPPSFSSLRQLSVLNLAKNSFTGEIPDLNLPNLQQLNFSDNDLVGSVPSSLQRFPKTVFVGNAESLLDYTVTSSPLVLAPRDQGSRIKNVGKLSQNAMLAVVVSGSVVGLVGFGFLLFVCLLRRKADEDDDAFTGKLEKGERTISGGEDGSNKLAFFEGCNYAFDLEDLLRASAEVLGKGTFGTAYRAILEDATTVVVKRLKDVNVGKKDFEQQMELIGSIKHANVAELRAYYYSKDEKLMVYDYYSQGSLALMLHGKRGESKTPLDWDSRVKIALGAARGIARVHEENNGKLVHGNVKSSNIFLNPQHYGCVSDPGLAAVMSSVPPPIARAAGYRAPEVTDTRKATQPSDVYSFGVILLELLTAKSPIHTTNGDEILHLVRWVHSVVREEWTAEVFDLELLRFPNIEEELVEMLQIAIACVVRIAEQRPKMSQVVKMIENVRPSEAKTEDSTPMPSSPGS is encoded by the exons ATGGAGAAGCTGGGCGTTCTTGTTTTCATGGCGGGGGTAATTTTGGTGCTGAAATGCAATGCTGCTGAAACTCTACTTGAAAGCGACAAGCAAGCATTGCTAGATTTCGCAAACAATCTCCCACACTCTCGCTCTTTAAACTGGGATGCGAATTTCCCAGTTTGCAAGAACTGGACTGGAATTTCCTGCGACGCCGAGGGCAGAAGAGTAATTTCAGTGAGGCTGCCGGGAATCGGGCTCCACGGCCCGATTCCGACGAACACCCTGAGCCGCTTATCAGCTCTGCAGATCTTGAGCCTCAGATCCAACGGCATCAATGGCACCTTCCCGCTTGATTTTGGTGACTTGAAAAATCTAACCTATCTTTATCTTCACTACAACAGTTTATCTGGTCCACTGCCTTTGGATTTCTCTGTTTGGAAGAATCTAACTGTGCTTAACTTGTCTCACAACGCCTTCAACGGAAGCGTTCCCCCTTCGTTTTCGAGCTTGAGGCAGCTCAGTGTATTGAATCTTGCTAAGAATTCGTTTACCGGTGAGATTCCTGATCTGAACTTGCCAAATTTGCAGCAGCTTAATTTCTCAGACAATGATCTTGTTGGTAGTGTGCCTAGTTCATTGCAGAGGTTTCCCAAAACTGTATTCGTAGGAAATGCTGAATCTTTGTTGGATTACACTGTAACTAGCTCACCCTTAGTTTTAGCACCTCGTGATCAAGGTTCAAGAATCAAGAATGTAGGAAAACTTAGTCAAAATGCAATGCTTGCAGTTGTCGTAAGCGGTTCTGTTGTAGGGCTTGTTGGTTTTGGTTTCCTGTTGTTTGTGTGCTTGCTTAGGAGGAAGGCGGACGAGGACGATGATGCCTTTACCGGGAAGCTCGAGAAGGGGGAGAGAACCATCTCCGGGGGCGAAGATGGGAGCAACAAGTTGGCCTTCTTTGAGGGGTGCAACTATGCCTTTGATTTGGAGGATTTGTTGAGGGCTTCTGCTGAGGTGTTGGGTAAAGGCACGTTTGGGACGGCCTATAGGGCGATTTTGGAGGATGCCACGACAGTTGTAGTGAAGAGGCTCAAGGATGTCAACGTCGGGAAGAAGGATTTTGAGCAGCAGATGGAATTGATTGGAAGCATCAAGCATGCGAATGTGGCTGAGCTTAGGGCTTACTATTACTCAAAGGATGAGAAGCTCATGGTTTATGATTATTACAGCCAAGGCAGTTTGGCTTTGATGCTTCATG GAAAACGAGGAGAAAGCAAGACTCCGCTGGACTGGGACAGCAGAGTAAAGATTGCCCTCGGAGCTGCAAGGGGTATTGCCCGAGTCCATGAAGAAAACAACGGGAAGCTGGTTCATGGCAACGTCAAATCTTCCAACATATTTCTGAACCCTCAACACTATGGTTGTGTATCCGATCCTGGTCTGGCTGCAGTAATGAGCTCGGTGCCTCCACCAATAGCTCGTGCTGCAGGGTACCGTGCCCCAGAGGTGACAGACACGCGCAAAGCAACACAGCCGTCTGATGTTTACAGCTTCGGGGTGATCCTACTCGAGCTTCTCACTGCCAAGTCCCCCATACACACGACCAATGGGGACGAGATCCTTCATTTGGTGCGGTGGGTCCACTCAGTCGTCCGAGAGGAGTGGACAGCTGAGGTATTCGATCTTGAATTGCTCAGGTTCCCGAATATAGAGGAGGAGTTGGTGGAGATGCTGCAGATAGCTATAGCTTGTGTGGTTAGAATTGCAGAGCAGAGGCCTAAAATGTCACAAGTTGTGAAGATGATCGAAAATGTGAGACCTAGTGAAGCTAAGACTGAGGACTCCACTCCAATGCCTTCATCACCGGGTTCCTGA